The window TATCAAATACATTGTTCCTGAAACTATACTGttataaagaaaaaacatatttgtaaGAATGAGTTCTGTAGGGTCTAATGTTAATATAGTTCAACAAAAGTAACTTGTGTTAACTCAtaatttttagtaatgactactaatgtaaacttgatttgtttACTGCATCAACTTACCAATCTGTGATGATACAACTTGACCTattaagtttcaccttgtgtaaaaacttaaaCGGTTTAAGGCAACCGGTTTCCACGCcaatttctagtaaagtcaactaatttgggATAACAGCGTAGTAGATATTGCAATAGTGTTCAGATGTATGACCCTTTGTCTACCCCCAGTATGTATGCCCAATTCAAAATTTACAATATTGCATGTATGATAAGGATATGTAGGATGAAAAACCTTGCATTAAAACTTTGATATTCTCATTAAATATTTCATAAATCACAAATTTGGCATAAAGGGACTAAACCAATATTTGGTTTATGCATAATCAATGACTGTTACACTTACATAATGCATCTAGTGATCCAATTTTTCTGTGAACATCTTACTTTGTTTATATTCACATTTCTCTCTATTTAAGACCAAATGTTTAGTGAATTTTCCACCTTACAAGCTGTCAAGGCATAACCTCTAATCCGCAGTAGCCATGAGGAGTGACTGAACTTCACAGCCAGTGAGAGGGCTGAAATGTGTTGGCATTAGTCATGTTTCCTTCTGCAGGCTGCAGGGCTCACTTGCATAAGTGGTGGCATTAGCATGTACTGTGGGTTCATATATGTCAAGTCATCATATGTATATgtctcatatactgtacattgatGACGCGCTATGGCTGAAATGTCTTAGTGATGTTTGTTTTCCGTCACAATCTTCTAAAATgaagtattttttaaattacttttcattactttttatttgttatttgtctGTCTAAGTAGGTGTACGTTGAAATGATGGCAATGATTGCATATGTGAGCTGTCAGACATTTAAGATAAGGAGGCAGATATTGAGGCTACGCTGGCCTCTTATGGAGATCACAAAGCATAAATTAACAATATTGTTAACTTGTAATAGATTTCCTGCATCAGAAGGGAAAGAAGTACCTGCAACATAATTTCCATGTTTAATTTGTCCCTACTTTTGGTGAATTAATTAGATTTATCTCTATATCCATCAgtattctttaaaaataaatcatcatgGTTGAATCTTCTGATTTCAGCATGGTGATTTAAAGCAGTTCATAAATCAGTCTTGTCATGTCATGGCTGTCATGTTAACCTAAAGTCACTGAAGGCAAGTTTTGTCAGTGGTTaatcaagaaaaaaagcatacaTCAAAATATCAATGGAAATTATGGATAgtcatactgtatgttcctggcggggagagagagagaggagggccGAGCAGGGCCTTAGTGACATCTCCAAACATGTCAGCACAGCACATTGGACAGCGCAGCCCTGCCCTCAGAACCAAACCTCGAGATCAACAAGGGCAAAGCCGTTTTCTCTTTGCCCCAACACAAATCTGTTTTCCTTTAACGAAGAAGAGTCCTTCCTCGAAAGGTTAAACCGTTTGCAGGTATTCTCTACAAAGGATCCCTTGCGTCTTCTCATCTGACACTCAATCTTTGGATTTAAACCTTTCTTACACTCAACCATGACCGTTTCAGTCTTCTCCAACCTTGGGTTTATACACTCTCTGACTGTCCTACTTCTGATGTTGACTGGTTTGAGCTTGAGCAGTCCCGTCAGGTCTCCTGAGAAACATCACAGGGTGTCAGTCGGTAGGGATGTGGATGATAATGAGTTTCTTGATGCACAGGACTTTTTGAGCCAGTTTCTGTCCACAATGAACCTCACAGAGCTGAGGCCCCAGCCCAGGCCCCTCGCTGCCCGCAAGGAGCCACCAGAGTACATGCTGGAGCTGTACAACCGATTTGCCAATGACCGGGCTGCTATGCCCTCAGCCAACATTGTGCGCAGTTTCAAGAATGAAGGTACATATTGTCTTTGTTCAACACCACAAACATCTTGCGAAATGTACATATTGCATTAAAAAAGTAACATGTAAGCCCCCTCGAAGGATTAGCATTCAAACCATTGGGATCATGTTTGATATTgtaataatttaatgatttGCAAAATTGGATTGCTTTGATTTAGTGCCATCTGGAAGTGGGTTAATTGTTTTGATTTAAACAATGAAGCTGCTCTTGAACTAAGCCTGGACCACAATACTGATTCAAACTAATCAAAAACATATATTATGTGTATTTGATTATGAGTTTTGCCCACAGAAACATACAAAATGCATTGAGACACACTTCttgatattttaatttcagattCCTCCCCCTACAGTATAACAGCCAGGGGTGTAAGGATACATCCTCTGCTATTCAACATCTCAATGCGCCACCATGAGCACATAACAATGGCTGAGCTTCGTATTTTCACCCTGTTCCAGAAGGCTCGAAGACCATATGCTGGCATTGACTGCAAGGTGACCATCTACGAAATACATGAGCGAGTTGTTTGGACAAAAGAGGTGGGGAAAGAAGGGAGAAGGAGGGATAAAGGGGAGGTGGTGGAGATGAAGGATTTGGAGGAACTGGTGACAAAGCATTTCCATGTCAAAGATAACAGCTGGGTGTCGTTTGACCTGACTCATGTGGTTGCACTCTGGCGGAAATCAGGGTATGCAACtcacagactggaggtccataTTGCAAGTCTGGGGTCAGAAGAGGAAGGGGCCACACAGGAGGTCACAGAGCAGGGCAAGAGGTTGGTTGAGATTGATATCGAAAGGAGCTTGGAGGGGAAACACAATGCGGTGATGATTATATTCTCAGATGATCAGAGCAGAGACCACAAACAGGATAAACAGGAGCTCAACCAGATGATTGAACATGAGAATGACCTTCCTGAAAACGTGGGTCAGAGCCAACAACCTTTCTGGGGTCACGTTAATCACAACGCTGGCCACGCTAGCCAGGACGAGCTGGACAAACAGTCTCTCATGCAACTGCAGTCCAACCTTATCTATGACACACCTCCCCGAATCCGTCGCAATGTTAAGAGCGAGCCATGCAAGAGGACCCCTCTCTATGTGGATTTTAAAGACATTGGCTGGGACACGTGGATCATCCAGCCTGTGGGCTATGAGGCGTATGAGTGCAACGGTGTGTGCAACACACCCATGACCTCCGAGGTCTCGCCTACCAAACATGCCATAGTGCAGACACTGCTGAGTGTTAAGAGTCCAGAGAGAGTATCGCGTGCCTGCTGTGTTCCCACTAAGTTGGAGCCGACCGCACTGCTTTATCATGATAACGGGGTGATCACTTATAACCACAAGTATGAGGGAATGGTGGTGGCAGAGTGTGGCTGTAGATAGTCTTGAAAACTATTACATATAGAGATAGAAACTGTGCGCTGATGTTTCACTCATCATCTCAGAAAATCTTCTCATGTGCTTATTTCCACAGAATCTAGGATCTCATACAGTGGTGTGTAAAAACACAAGTCTAGATTTATAGTTGTAAATTAGGGAATTCTGTGCTACATGATGTAAATTTGAAGTTGTATAAAGGTAAATCAGTAATTATTATTAAGTGTAGAATATAAAGCTGTCTGTCTCATgatttattatgattatttgctgatttttgtattttacaatgcATTTGGATAAGTTCCGCAGTTAATTATAAATTACAGGCCATATTCTTGCAAATGTGGCATCAGTCCCTTTCGACACAGTGACGGAGATGacgacaaaagaaagaaagttctGATGACAAATGTGAGGTGAGGCAAAAGGTTTAATACTGCAGCACTGAAATCAGTTACAATGACAACCTTTTGAATATTTTGGAAATATGTGTGTGAGATCTAAGTGCACCTAAGCACAAAAGATGTACTCTGAGTGCAAAGTTTGCACTCTGGGTTATTTTAGTGCTGGAACAGAATATACTTAATAGACGGAATGTTCCACTCGCTGTCTTATTGCAACATCTAAATGTATTATCGCTGACTTTTCATCACAGACATTGTTCAACACTTCTTTCATCCATGTACATTTTGTTCTGGCAGAAATTATTCCTCATGCAAAAGTTGAGAAGCTCCAGCTTTTTCAAACTAAattgaaaaaatatacattttaggaTAGCCACCAGATAACAAGATACGTTAATTTGCACTACTTATAGGATgctatatgtttttgtttttttttatatgaaaagTCTCTTAAATAATACATGCTGCAGATTTGTAAATGGTATAATTTGTTTCTGTGCCCTGTGGCATGTTGGAGCCGCTGAAATGATTTAAAGAATGTGACATTTTCTCTCTTATTTGCTTGCCAAATTTgcagaaaatatattttctctgGCTTTGACCAGGAGAGGATTTTCATGGGGTCTTGAAGCTCTCCTGGGCTTCTTGTCTAGAAAATGAACAGTTTCTCTTACTTCACATTGCTGTCAACTGCTGTGAAATCTTTCCTCACATCCCAGCCATTCATATCCTGCTTTTGGTTGTCACAccaataataatgtaattaaggttgtaaaaaataaaagatctgaaaataaaaacagtcatTGAGCAAGTTTTGATTTCTTGTACACCCAGTTTCATTGTCAGGTAATCACAGCATTCCCTACCTAACAACCTTAATCCCCATCCCTCTAGCACCACATGCCTAGCGGGCCTCTCTCTGCCTGCTTCCATGCCATAGTGATAACAAGGTGTCAGAGCCTGGAGTCTTGTAGACCGTCACTCAGGATGAGACGCCACTCCAAGTGGCAGCATTTGTGAGAAGGTGGTGTCAGATTCCAGCTCTCCAACGCCAACATGCTCTATTGACAATCCTGCCATTAGGTTGCTCTGTGCCCTCTGAACCCTCCCACTTCCTTTTTCTGACACTGGCATGCTGACAACCTTATCAAGGCCACAGCAACAgtacaaatggaaaaaaatacatgtcACATCATCACCTAGCTTCTGCTGTTAACAGACGGAAGCAGATAACAATAATGGAATAACACTGTGGAACTTTCTAACTTAATAGGATCCTCACtcacacatttacataggcCAAGTGTGCAAGGCAGAGATACTGACTGGCAGTGAACAATTAGATTTTCCAGTGTGGAACTAAAGTTTTAATGTGGAGAAAATATTCCTAAAAACATCAGTATTCCTGACTTTGTTCAAAATGGcttgttgttttagtttagGGACTGTACAAATATTGGGGTGAGGAGAAGGGGCAGAATGTTATATatcattatataaaaatgatatATAAGAAAAACTCTCCTTTTGACTTTCAAATTTCATTTTTCCAGCTTGTTTTGTCAGCTTGAACTATCTTCACTATATTCACTATGCATTATTGTGGGTTCATTATATTCTATGTTCTGTTATGCTGAATTTAATTTATGGAAAACAGAAGCAtatcaaaagattaaaaaaaagaatattacaTACTCCTCCAACATATTTAATAATTAAGCATTACAAATATAAaattctgtttatttttcttaacTTCATAAACAAAATTAGATTTATAGTTGTCCAAACTTTAGTTCATGTGAACATTTCACACCTAAACCTTAATCTGCCATTGAAACATTGCTTAATATCTGTATACTTATAGAACATTCATGGTATTGGATCACCACAAACCATTGTATGTAATTATGATAGTTATGACATTTTCTATTTGGGTTATTATTTCTTCAAAGGTAGAGAAAGCTATGACAGGCCAAGCTCACCATAATGACAAATATGTTCCCTGTTGATGAAAAGATGCAGTAAATAAAAGCTGCTTTTACATAACGTCTCATTCCTTTCAACTCGTTAACTCATGCGTAAGCAACAAAGCTATTGATGTTCATGGGAGGAAAACTTTAAATCATAAAAACCCATGGTTAATCTCATTGGGAGATATggcagagagagtgaaagagatttGGACAATGTACtgttttcattactgtaatgtcACACAATATGATAACCACAAGAGGGAGACTTTATATTACAGTAAAACGATCACACCACAAAAGTTACACCTGACACCTAAATGATGTGTTTTGAAAACATCATCTTAAGGTTAAGTGAGTCTTGCCCATTACTGTAATGTTTAAATCAACCATGAGGGTTATGTTTTTCTTAGCTGGTGAGAGCCAACAATGTTTGTCTCACCACATCATGTTCCATTTTTAAAGCTGTAGGCTCTTATTGCCTCCCCTTTTCCTCCAACCTTTTCAGTACTAGGTACATGTACTCTGTCATTTTAGAGTATACCCACCAGGTACAGTTCAAACAGCAGACTTTACAATGTGCAGCTTTCAGCCCCAGAAACCAACCTACGCTGAAATACAACTAGATTTTGATTCAGGAGGAGCCCTCTAAAAACAGTGTTTCAAGATGAGGTACTATTATGGCCAGTCTTAAATCCCTTATCACTTCTGATAATGTGCTTTAGGGGTGCATATTCTACAAACCAATTGATTTGAGACACAGTCAAGCTGGGGTGTTTGGGGGCCCCTGAGCACTTTGACCAGTTGGTAATCTGGCACATTGGTCGTTTCTTAATTGGAATTTAGACATTATGATTGTTTGACTTACTTGACTGTTGAATACTTATTAACCATGGCTTATTTTAATCATTCTTGATTAATTGGAGTAAAAAAACAGGACATTTTCAGAATTATTAAAATATCTGCTGCACTGCACACTCAAATTGGCACACATGTAGCACAGAACAGTGAGACAAATtctcagaaaaaaaattaactggTTCATTACAGTAAAAATATATACCGCTCTAACATTCTTCTTCTAACGTTTTATGGCAGTTGGCAAACaacttttttgtgtgcattaCCGCCATCTTATCGCTCTAAAAATAATTgatattgtgttatttattagCAAGGGCTTGCAAACAGTAGGTGGGTAACGTTAGGTTTAATTTTTTTGCACTAAGATAAACAACAGAGCCACGCCTGTCACATATACGCGTGTATGCATGCGCAGTTGGAGCGTGGTGGGTTGAgaagatttttttgtttattttcgtGGTTAATGTGTTGTTATATtattgttaatgtatatttttacagtttagTGTAACAAGGGCAACAGATAAACGGGTACAGGTACacatttagctagctaatgtgATATTGTAACATTTCACGAGGTAACGTTAGCGGATTTGGGTCATCATAGAAGGTTAGCCAGCGAGCTAGCGTTAAGTTGAGGGTCTTGTAGCGTTAGCTAGTTAGCGTGTGTgctagcaagctagcaaaaATGCAAGCTAGTTTACGCTAACGTTAGATAGCATATCAACATTTAGGTAGCTTAAGCCACTCGCTTATCATCTTGCACCAATGAGATTAATGCTACTGCGCGGATAAATCCCTGTAAGTCTAGTTTGTGTTTTATTCAGGTAATGATAGGAGACGAATGCTTTATAAAGTAACGTTAGCGTCAACGTTAGCTAACAGCCCAGCTAACGCCCACAGAAACACtcaacattaacgttagctgagCAATGTTATCTACCTTAATGCTCCTCAACAGTTGTATATTTGTTaaacatatgtatttatttgaatagTCGTAGGTAATTACTGATCATTATAATTTAGGTTAGGTTGGGTTGCACACTACTGAGGCATTGTGAGGAAAGatacgttaacgttacctgtgtttattagctagctagctctgctaatgttagctacgtTAATGTTACCCATctgggctaacgttagctacgtttGCTGTAAAAATGCTCTTTAAAACCTAACGTTAACCTAATGTTCATTGTATCTTCATTTTAATATGACAATCCCACTATATCAATAGAGTAAAACACAGTTTTTGGTGCCATAAAAACGTTTTGTTTagcatttcagcctttatttaaaGGCTATATTTGCAGAGGACGACCAGTCAGAACTTGTGCATGAGTGAACGTGAGCTGTGAATTAATGCAGTGGTTGTCAATTTGTAATGTATGTTGAAAGCAAAAGTTACCGTAGTTGTAAAACACATGTCACATTAAGATGGGTATATTCGCAGAGTAAGATAGCAAGACAACctaaaatatgtaggctatctGTAGAGTTTTTAAAAGTTGCCCGAAAACTCTTTTCTCCAGCCACTGTGGCTAACGTGTTAATTGTCATCTGTCATTTTAAAGGTACATTATTGACTTCATAGAGAGCTGAACATGATCCCTCTCTTCCTACACCTGACATTAAGTCAGGGTGATACACAGATTGTACATTGAGTGTCACTTTAtgtaatgcagtgtgaattttgGTTGGCATACCCATCTTAACTCATATTTATAGTCTATGGTCATAAGACACTACTCTTTCTGTTTTAGGTTGCTAAGCTCGGGCAGCATTCGATCAACAGTACTGTCACTTTGACACTAATACTGATAAAAGGCATAGAGGATACCACTTGAAAGTCTCCCCAAGGTTGAAACCTAAGGAGCAAGATGTCAATCACGAACACTCCCACAAGCAATGATGCCTGCCTAAGCATTGTGCATAGCCTGATGTGCCACCGACAGGGAGGGGAGAGTGAAAGCTTTGCTAAGCGAGCTATTGAGAGTCTTGTCAAGAAGCTGAAGGAGAAGAAAGATGAGCTGGATTCCCTTATCACAGCCATCACTACAAATGGAGCTCATCCTAGCAAGTGTGTAACCATACAGAGAACTTTGGATGGACGCCTACAGGTTGGTTTAATATTAAGCTCCTTGTTATTGTACAAGAAAACACTACCTATCTCATTAGATCTTCCTCTCTGTGCTTTAGGTTGCAGGGCGAAAAGGTTTTCCTCATGTTGTCTATGCCCGACTATGGCGATGGCCTGATCTACACAAGAATGAATTGAAACACGTGAAATATTGCCAGTATGCCTTTGACTTGAAATGTGACAATGTTTGTGTTAACCCATACCACTACGAGAGGGTCGTCTCTCCGAGCATTGGTAAGTGAGCATCACAGGTTTGTTAGTCTTGACTAGATCCCATTGTTTTAGGTTATTGGGAAAAACAGAACAATATTACAGACACGCTGAAGGATTGTGGGGTTGATACAAGTCTACAGCACTTCTAGTCCTTATTTAGCAACAGATGTACTCCCACACATTCTAAGTGATAATATGATGCAGTGATCTCGTTGAAAAAAGTATAGCCCATGTTCTAATTCTCACTCAGAATATTGACCTACATAAACTGATGAATGATATATCtgttatttttcatgtttttgcagACTTATCAGGGCTGACCCTTTCAAATTCAGGTAAGGAGGTGCCAACGTTTTGCTGTTTGCTCATTGAAGATTTTGTGGATGTCCATTAGTCTTACATATGTCTGTTGTCTTCATGTAGGTTCACTCTTGGTAAAGGATGAGTATGACTATGACAACCAGCAATCTCACTCAAGCTCTGAAAGCCACCTGCAGACTATCCAGCATCCCCCGGCAAGACCCGGTCCACAGGAGATCTTCATCAGCCCCTCTCTACTCCCCCCATCAGAGGGCAGCGGTTCAGCTTCAACCTCTGCTTTCTCTACCATCAGCGTTGGACCATCAAGTGAGAAACTACACGGGGACCACACATATATGCAAAACACAATGGAAGATACAGTCTGTGCTAGTTTTTGCCAGTCAGAAATAAATTCATGTGATcaagttttttaaaaaaatgctgtaaaaatattaattttctaTCCTTATACAAGTAGGTCCAGGCCATTTCataagcactttttttttatttatttattttttttataaaggaaTTGCCTGTTGATTAGTTTGAAATTTTAATTGGGCAGAGTTACTTTGCATGTAATAAACatctatttttttcatttagcttTATAATCTGATCTACCACACAGACTTCAAGTTGGCACAAATTTGGCAACACaactatttattaatttatatttaCAGACCCTACCTCCAATTGGAGCAGAAATGGCAGCTTCACCGCTGCAGTGCCTCAACATCAGAACGGGCATCTACAGCATCATCCACCCATGCCTCACACAGGGCATTACTGTGAgttgatgaaaaacaaaactattctGCAAAACTCGCATCAAGCCTTATAAATAGTCCATATTCTTTCTTTTATTCAATGGAACCTCTTAAATTGATCTCCATATTAAGGGAATTTACCAGATGTAAAAGttgatttgaaaaatgtgtaaaagtgACGTAGGTGGTGTAGATCAAAGCTCTTTTCCCCAGCAGACTTtctcatttttatatatattaatgcATTATACATATGCGTGAGGGCTAATGCAAAATGTTTTACTGTGGTTAAATTAAAGACTAGCCATGCATGTTCAAGATCAGCCTCAAcctttgacattttatgaaatCTGGTCATTTTCAGCACCGTTGCTGCACAATGTGTGCTGCATGATAACATGTCACACCTTAAGAACAGGTGTAGTTTTAGAATTGCTTGTTCAAAACTAATATTGACATGTTCTTGCAGGGCCTGTTCCCAATGAAATTGCGTTCCAGCCCCCCATATCCAATCACCCTTGTGAGTATGGAGTTGCAGATGGAAGTCAATCCACATATTTAACATAATCAGTGTAACCCATTTAACCTGTAGTTGTTTGTTGGGTTGTTCCAGCTCCAGAGTACTGGTGCTCCATTGCTTACTTTGAGATGGATGTCCAAGTTGGGGAGACGTTTAAGGTGCAATCCACATGTCCGATAGTGACTGTGGATGGCTACGTTGATCCATCAGGAGGGGACCGCTTTTGCTTGGGCCAGCTGAGCAATGTCCACAGGACAGAGAACATAGAGAGAGCCAGGTACTCCCTCACATACTTGGAGATATATCATCATTTAGTTGATTCAAGCAATTCATGTTAACTGTATGTCTCTAGTTATAAGTGATTGAAAGTAATGCAGTGTCTAGGTAATGTCTCAATTTTCTGACTGTGTTTACCATTTCCccctctttcctttctgtccTTAGGCTACACATTGGCAAAGGCATGCAGCTGGAGTGCAAAGGTGAAGGAGACGTCTGGGTGCGCTGTTTGAGTGATCATGCAGTGTTTGTGCAGAGCTATTACCTGGATCGAGAGGCTGGACGTGCCCCTGGAGATGCAGTTCACAAGATCTACCCCAGCGCTTACATCAAGGTGAGATTGCCGTATAATGGTCATACAATGAAACACAGATACATTCCAAGTAGGTGTTACTCAAATTTACAAATTCCTGAATGTCCTTGGCTctggctacatttacatgcacaccaataatCCTGTCATAATGTGATTAAGGCTCTAATGCAATACGATGGGGCC is drawn from Sander vitreus isolate 19-12246 chromosome 16, sanVit1, whole genome shotgun sequence and contains these coding sequences:
- the bmp10l gene encoding bone morphogenetic protein 10, which produces MTVSVFSNLGFIHSLTVLLLMLTGLSLSSPVRSPEKHHRVSVGRDVDDNEFLDAQDFLSQFLSTMNLTELRPQPRPLAARKEPPEYMLELYNRFANDRAAMPSANIVRSFKNEDSSPYSITARGVRIHPLLFNISMRHHEHITMAELRIFTLFQKARRPYAGIDCKVTIYEIHERVVWTKEVGKEGRRRDKGEVVEMKDLEELVTKHFHVKDNSWVSFDLTHVVALWRKSGYATHRLEVHIASLGSEEEGATQEVTEQGKRLVEIDIERSLEGKHNAVMIIFSDDQSRDHKQDKQELNQMIEHENDLPENVGQSQQPFWGHVNHNAGHASQDELDKQSLMQLQSNLIYDTPPRIRRNVKSEPCKRTPLYVDFKDIGWDTWIIQPVGYEAYECNGVCNTPMTSEVSPTKHAIVQTLLSVKSPERVSRACCVPTKLEPTALLYHDNGVITYNHKYEGMVVAECGCR
- the smad4a gene encoding mothers against decapentaplegic homolog 4a, giving the protein MSITNTPTSNDACLSIVHSLMCHRQGGESESFAKRAIESLVKKLKEKKDELDSLITAITTNGAHPSKCVTIQRTLDGRLQVAGRKGFPHVVYARLWRWPDLHKNELKHVKYCQYAFDLKCDNVCVNPYHYERVVSPSIDLSGLTLSNSGSLLVKDEYDYDNQQSHSSSESHLQTIQHPPARPGPQEIFISPSLLPPSEGSGSASTSAFSTISVGPSNPTSNWSRNGSFTAAVPQHQNGHLQHHPPMPHTGHYWPVPNEIAFQPPISNHPSPEYWCSIAYFEMDVQVGETFKVQSTCPIVTVDGYVDPSGGDRFCLGQLSNVHRTENIERARLHIGKGMQLECKGEGDVWVRCLSDHAVFVQSYYLDREAGRAPGDAVHKIYPSAYIKVFDLRQCHRQMQQQAATAQAAAAAQAAAVSGNIPGPGSVGGIAPAISLSAAAGIGVDDLRRLCILRMSFVKGWGPDYPRQSIKETPCWIEIHLHRALQLLDEVLHTMPIADPQPLD